A section of the Lynx canadensis isolate LIC74 chromosome A1, mLynCan4.pri.v2, whole genome shotgun sequence genome encodes:
- the ANKRA2 gene encoding ankyrin repeat family A protein 2 isoform X1 — protein sequence MATSANLDIGAQLIVEECPSTYSLTGTPDIKIEHQLDSNAEEGSAQGVAMGMKFILPNRFDMNVCSRFVKSLNEEDSKNIQDQVNSDLEVASVLFKAECNIHTSPSPGIQVRHVYTPSTTKHFSPIKQSTTLTNKHRGNEVSTTPLLANSLSVHQLAAQGEMLYLATRIEQENVINHTDEEGFTPLMWAAAHGQIAVVEFLLQNGADPQLLGKGRESALSLACSKGYTDIVKMLLDCGVDVNEYDWNGGTPLLYAVHGNHVKCVKMLLENGADPTIETDSGYNSMDLAVALGYRGVQQVIESHLLKLLQNIKE from the exons ATGGCTACGTCAGCAAATCTGGATATTGGAGCCCAGCTGATAGTGGAAGAGTGTCCCAGCACTTACAGTCTAACTGGCACGCCAGACATTAAAATAGAACATCAGCTGGACTCAAATGCAGAGGAAGGATCAGCTCAGGGTGTTGCCATGGGAATGAAATTCATATTACCTAACCGATTTGATATGAACGTGTGTTCTCGATTTGTGAAGTCCTTAAATGAAGAGGATAGTAAAAATATTCAAGATCAGGTTAACTCTGACCTGGAAGTGGCATCTGTCCTATTTAAAG ctgAATGCAATATCCATACATCTCCTTCTCCGGGAATTCAAGTAAGGCATGTCTACACTCCCTCTACAACAAAGCACTTCTCACCCATAAAACAATCAACTACTTTAACCAACAAACACAGAGGAAATGAGGTCTCAACCACACCTCTCTTAGCAAATT CTCTATCTGTTCACCAGTTGGCTGCTCAGGGAGAGATGCTTTACCTAGCTACTCGGATTGAACAAG aaaatgttatcAATCACACGGATGAAGAAGGATTTACTCCTCTGATGTGGGCTGCAGCACACGGGCAAATAGCTGTGGTAGAGTTTCTACTTCAGAAT GGTGCTGATCCCCAACTTTTAGGAAAAGGTCGAGAAAGTGCACTATCATTGGCCTGTAGTAAAGGCTACACAGATATTGTCAAAATGCTGCTTGATTGTGGAGTTGATGTGAATGAATATGATTGG AATGGAGGAACACCTTTGCTTTATGCTGTACATGGAAATCATGTTAAATGTGTAAAAATGCTCTTAG AAAATGGAGCTGACCCCACAATTGAAACTGACTCTGGGTATAATTCTATGGATTTAGCTGTAGCCTTGGGCTATAGAGGTG TTCAACAGGTTATTGAGTCACATTTGCTGAAGCTGCTTCAGAATATCAAGGAGTAG
- the ANKRA2 gene encoding ankyrin repeat family A protein 2 isoform X2 — translation MATSANLDIGAQLIVEECPSTYSLTGTPDIKIEHQLDSNAEEGSAQGVAMGMKFILPNRFDMNVCSRFVKSLNEEDSKNIQDQVNSDLEVASVLFKAECNIHTSPSPGIQVRHVYTPSTTKHFSPIKQSTTLTNKHRGNEVSTTPLLANSLSVHQLAAQGEMLYLATRIEQENVINHTDEEGFTPLMWAAAHGQIAVVEFLLQNGADPQLLGKGRESALSLACSKGYTDIVKMLLDCGVDVNEYDWVSLCYRF, via the exons ATGGCTACGTCAGCAAATCTGGATATTGGAGCCCAGCTGATAGTGGAAGAGTGTCCCAGCACTTACAGTCTAACTGGCACGCCAGACATTAAAATAGAACATCAGCTGGACTCAAATGCAGAGGAAGGATCAGCTCAGGGTGTTGCCATGGGAATGAAATTCATATTACCTAACCGATTTGATATGAACGTGTGTTCTCGATTTGTGAAGTCCTTAAATGAAGAGGATAGTAAAAATATTCAAGATCAGGTTAACTCTGACCTGGAAGTGGCATCTGTCCTATTTAAAG ctgAATGCAATATCCATACATCTCCTTCTCCGGGAATTCAAGTAAGGCATGTCTACACTCCCTCTACAACAAAGCACTTCTCACCCATAAAACAATCAACTACTTTAACCAACAAACACAGAGGAAATGAGGTCTCAACCACACCTCTCTTAGCAAATT CTCTATCTGTTCACCAGTTGGCTGCTCAGGGAGAGATGCTTTACCTAGCTACTCGGATTGAACAAG aaaatgttatcAATCACACGGATGAAGAAGGATTTACTCCTCTGATGTGGGCTGCAGCACACGGGCAAATAGCTGTGGTAGAGTTTCTACTTCAGAAT GGTGCTGATCCCCAACTTTTAGGAAAAGGTCGAGAAAGTGCACTATCATTGGCCTGTAGTAAAGGCTACACAGATATTGTCAAAATGCTGCTTGATTGTGGAGTTGATGTGAATGAATATGATTGGGTGAGTTTATGCTAccga TTTTAA